In one window of Thalassotalea agarivorans DNA:
- the rep gene encoding DNA helicase Rep yields MKLNPRQSEAVKYVSGPCLVLAGAGSGKTGVICQKIAYLIQQCDYKARNIAAVTFTNKAAREMKERVTKMLGRDLTRGLTVSTFHSLGLDIVRRELKTLGFKPGFTLFDDQDTMALLKELTSEELDGDKDLLKKLQTMISNWKNDLLLPDAAIKQAADADTRLYAEFYDRYAKHMRAYNALDFDDLILIPTLLLKNFPEVRQRWQNKIRYMLVDEYQDTNTSQYEFVKLIIGERGRLTVVGDDDQSIYSWRGAKPQNLVLLGEDYPTLKLIKLEQNYRSSGRILQCANILIANNPHVYDKALFSELAYGKELRVLQAKNEEQEVERVVGDLIGHRFMNKSLYKDYAILYRGNHQSRILEKALMQNRIPYRISGGTSFFSRAEIKDIMAYLRVLVNPDDDNAFLRIANVPKRELGPATLEKLGTYANQRQISMFAASFELGLESHLTGRGLNKVQLFTRWLVETADNAQRGDTAGVLRGMIREINYEDWLYDTSPSAKAAEMRMKNVTELFSWVTQMLEGKDDEAPMTLAEVVTRLTLRDMMERSEDEEGGDQVQLMTLHASKGLEFPYVYLIGMEEGLLPHQTSIDEDNVEEERRLAYVGITRAQRELTFTYAKERRQFGEIARTETSRFLHELPQDDLFWELGKQAKPSKEKQQETAKVGVANLRALLKNK; encoded by the coding sequence ATGAAGTTAAATCCGCGTCAAAGTGAAGCCGTTAAGTATGTGAGTGGTCCTTGCTTAGTCTTGGCTGGCGCCGGTAGTGGCAAAACGGGTGTAATTTGTCAAAAAATCGCGTATCTCATTCAGCAATGTGACTATAAAGCAAGAAACATTGCTGCGGTTACTTTCACCAATAAAGCAGCACGCGAAATGAAAGAACGTGTCACCAAAATGTTAGGGCGAGATCTAACACGAGGGCTGACAGTATCAACGTTCCACTCGCTTGGTTTAGATATTGTAAGACGCGAATTGAAAACCTTGGGCTTTAAGCCAGGATTTACCTTGTTTGACGACCAAGATACGATGGCGCTGCTAAAAGAGTTAACCTCTGAAGAGCTCGATGGCGATAAAGATTTATTAAAAAAATTGCAAACCATGATTTCCAATTGGAAAAATGATTTGCTGTTGCCAGACGCGGCTATCAAGCAAGCTGCTGACGCAGATACTCGATTATATGCTGAGTTTTATGACCGCTACGCCAAGCACATGAGAGCTTATAATGCGCTAGATTTTGACGATCTGATTCTCATCCCAACCTTGCTTTTGAAAAACTTTCCCGAGGTGAGGCAGCGCTGGCAAAACAAGATTCGCTATATGTTGGTAGACGAATACCAAGATACCAATACTAGCCAATACGAGTTTGTAAAACTGATTATCGGCGAACGTGGTCGTTTAACTGTGGTTGGTGATGACGATCAATCGATCTATTCTTGGCGTGGCGCTAAACCGCAAAATTTAGTGTTGTTAGGTGAAGACTATCCAACCCTTAAATTGATCAAACTTGAACAGAACTATCGCTCTTCTGGCCGTATCTTGCAGTGTGCAAATATATTGATTGCAAATAACCCACATGTTTACGACAAAGCCTTATTCAGTGAGCTTGCTTACGGTAAAGAATTGCGTGTGTTGCAAGCCAAGAATGAAGAACAAGAGGTGGAGCGTGTTGTCGGTGATTTAATCGGTCATCGATTTATGAACAAAAGCTTATATAAAGATTATGCCATCCTATATCGTGGCAACCACCAATCGAGAATTTTAGAAAAAGCATTAATGCAAAATAGAATTCCTTACCGTATTAGTGGCGGAACATCGTTTTTCTCAAGGGCGGAAATCAAGGACATCATGGCCTACTTGCGGGTCTTAGTGAACCCTGACGATGACAATGCATTTTTGCGAATAGCCAATGTGCCAAAACGTGAATTAGGACCGGCAACATTAGAAAAGTTAGGTACCTATGCGAACCAGCGCCAAATCAGTATGTTTGCTGCGAGCTTTGAACTTGGCTTAGAGTCTCATTTAACTGGCCGAGGGCTAAACAAAGTACAGTTATTCACCCGCTGGCTGGTTGAAACAGCAGACAATGCACAACGTGGTGATACTGCTGGTGTATTGCGTGGCATGATTCGTGAAATTAACTATGAAGATTGGTTATACGATACTTCGCCAAGTGCAAAAGCAGCGGAAATGCGCATGAAAAATGTGACAGAACTATTTAGCTGGGTCACACAGATGTTGGAAGGCAAAGACGATGAAGCGCCAATGACACTTGCCGAGGTAGTCACGCGATTAACCTTGCGCGATATGATGGAGCGCAGTGAAGACGAAGAAGGTGGCGATCAAGTGCAATTGATGACCTTACATGCTTCAAAAGGTTTGGAGTTTCCGTATGTTTATCTTATTGGTATGGAAGAAGGCCTTTTACCGCATCAAACCAGTATTGATGAGGACAATGTTGAGGAAGAACGTCGTTTAGCTTATGTTGGCATTACGCGGGCGCAGCGTGAGCTCACCTTTACCTATGCCAAAGAGCGTCGCCAATTCGGTGAAATAGCACGTACGGAAACTAGCCGCTTTTTACATGAATTACCGCAGGATGATTTATTCTGGGAACTAGGCAAACAGGCAAAACCAAGTAAAGAAAAACAGCAAGAAACAGCAAAAGTGGGTGTTGCTAATTTACGCGCACTATTGAAGAACAAATAA
- a CDS encoding alpha/beta hydrolase family protein: MNKRTLQMRIVVAFLCLLSFATSAQQAKTLTAEDYGKLPDISMVTLSPSGDRVAYRQVSKNGDHIVVLDLTTNKLLSAINAAEVKPNYAYFVNENQLVMVVSNTTKLWGYRGRHEISSAWSYNLETNKLFPLLKLGYGIYDGQSGLGRVVGLSADQKYAYMPAWKSAGRYSLFKVNLEKSRKPRPVALGRTDVNDYFVGSSDNIIARERYNNETNIHRVEAYIDESWVEIYKEETDRPYIGISGITPDESALVISTYNDETDRFVYRTMALQNGEVSAPIFSREDKDVDGLVTDLNRKVYGVRYAGFEPTYEFFDEKLNARMRGLKKALAGFTFSIVDYTPDWNSIVLELNGKQAGGDFYLYHKGKLRFLTASRSNIPYDMINEVQSYTYKAADGLEIPSLITLPQNKEAKNLPAIMMPHGGPASHNTKEFHYRAQFFASQGYAVIQPQFRGSDGFGWAHQFAGYGQWGQKMQTDLTDAVNDLANKGTIDPSRVCIVGGSYGGYAALAGATLTPDVYQCAVSVNGVSDLNLMLKQERRDHGSDHWVLSYWQDVMTKTDADEELLAKISPINHVEKVKIPVLLIHGQYDKVVNVQQSEDMYDELKDAKKQVEFIELDKGDHYLSNNDNRVKAMKAMAEFVKKHI; encoded by the coding sequence ATGAACAAAAGGACTTTGCAAATGCGTATTGTTGTTGCATTTCTCTGCTTGCTTTCCTTTGCCACTTCGGCGCAGCAAGCTAAAACTTTAACTGCCGAAGATTACGGCAAACTTCCCGATATTAGTATGGTTACCTTATCACCCAGTGGAGATCGCGTAGCATATCGTCAAGTCAGTAAAAATGGGGATCACATCGTTGTATTAGATCTGACCACCAATAAACTATTAAGTGCCATTAATGCAGCGGAAGTTAAACCTAACTACGCTTATTTTGTTAATGAAAACCAACTGGTAATGGTGGTGTCAAACACTACTAAACTGTGGGGTTACCGTGGTCGCCATGAAATCAGTTCAGCTTGGTCTTACAACTTAGAGACAAACAAATTGTTTCCGCTTCTTAAACTTGGTTATGGCATTTATGATGGTCAATCAGGTTTAGGTAGAGTAGTTGGTCTAAGCGCTGATCAAAAATATGCTTATATGCCGGCGTGGAAAAGTGCCGGTAGATATTCTCTGTTCAAAGTTAACCTTGAAAAAAGTCGAAAACCAAGACCAGTCGCATTGGGTCGCACAGATGTAAATGATTATTTTGTTGGTTCAAGTGACAATATCATCGCCAGAGAGCGATATAACAACGAAACTAATATCCACCGTGTTGAAGCCTATATTGATGAAAGTTGGGTCGAGATCTATAAAGAAGAAACAGACAGGCCTTACATCGGTATTTCGGGTATTACGCCTGATGAGAGTGCTCTAGTTATCAGTACTTATAACGACGAAACTGACAGATTTGTATATCGCACTATGGCACTGCAAAATGGTGAAGTTTCAGCGCCTATTTTTAGCCGAGAAGATAAAGACGTAGATGGCTTAGTGACAGACTTAAATCGCAAAGTCTATGGCGTGCGCTATGCTGGTTTTGAACCTACTTATGAATTCTTCGATGAAAAATTAAATGCGCGTATGCGCGGTTTGAAAAAGGCATTGGCGGGGTTCACTTTTTCAATTGTTGATTATACACCGGACTGGAACTCCATCGTTTTAGAGTTAAATGGTAAACAAGCTGGTGGAGATTTTTATTTATATCATAAAGGAAAGTTAAGGTTTTTAACTGCCTCAAGAAGTAATATCCCTTACGATATGATTAACGAAGTGCAAAGTTATACTTATAAAGCAGCAGACGGTTTAGAAATTCCTTCTTTGATCACTTTGCCACAGAATAAGGAAGCGAAAAACCTGCCTGCCATTATGATGCCTCATGGTGGCCCGGCAAGCCATAATACCAAAGAATTTCATTATCGAGCTCAGTTCTTCGCGTCACAAGGATATGCTGTTATCCAACCGCAATTTAGAGGTTCAGATGGTTTTGGCTGGGCGCACCAATTTGCAGGCTATGGACAGTGGGGCCAAAAGATGCAGACTGATTTGACGGACGCTGTAAATGATCTCGCCAATAAAGGTACAATCGATCCTTCACGCGTGTGTATTGTTGGTGGTAGCTACGGTGGTTATGCAGCGCTAGCAGGTGCAACATTAACACCTGATGTATATCAATGTGCTGTTTCTGTAAACGGTGTTAGTGACCTAAATCTGATGTTGAAACAGGAGCGTAGAGATCACGGTAGTGATCACTGGGTATTGTCATATTGGCAAGATGTTATGACAAAGACTGATGCCGATGAAGAGTTGCTTGCAAAGATTTCCCCTATCAATCATGTGGAGAAAGTTAAGATTCCGGTGTTATTAATTCATGGTCAATATGACAAAGTTGTTAATGTGCAGCAGTCCGAAGACATGTATGACGAATTAAAAGACGCTAAAAAGCAAGTAGAGTTTATTGAACTCGACAAAGGCGATCATTATTTAAGTAACAATGACAACCGTGTTAAAGCGATGAAAGCAATGGCTGAATTTGTTAAGAAACATATTTAA
- a CDS encoding TVP38/TMEM64 family protein, producing the protein MTLISLLLFSFVLFSFLTDTQAIQQWVTEQLPEGPLGYILLLLVLTLFMAIGLPRQVCAFSWGFVAGPLLGAILSTVSATIACILTLLFSRTALSGFFKTRFNKQYHLVHGFFSKDTALKAFIIRLIPAGSNFLTNVLAGASRTPFKPYVLGTFIGFIPQMTIFAMLGAGIRVGNTTQIVASVVMIVIALLLSVYLIKKNKHAKAFKQLDIK; encoded by the coding sequence ATGACTCTAATCAGTTTGTTACTGTTTAGCTTTGTACTGTTTTCATTTTTAACAGATACGCAAGCGATACAGCAATGGGTTACAGAGCAACTACCCGAAGGGCCATTAGGTTATATTTTGTTGCTGTTGGTGCTTACGCTGTTCATGGCAATAGGCCTGCCACGGCAAGTGTGTGCCTTTAGTTGGGGATTTGTTGCAGGTCCTTTGTTAGGGGCGATACTAAGTACTGTTAGTGCAACTATTGCGTGTATTTTAACACTATTGTTTTCTCGAACTGCCCTCAGCGGCTTCTTCAAGACACGCTTCAATAAACAATATCATTTGGTTCATGGTTTTTTCAGCAAGGATACCGCGCTGAAAGCGTTTATTATTCGACTAATTCCTGCAGGAAGTAACTTTTTAACCAATGTACTTGCAGGCGCGTCAAGAACACCATTCAAGCCTTATGTATTGGGTACGTTTATTGGTTTCATTCCGCAGATGACTATTTTCGCTATGCTAGGTGCAGGTATTAGGGTTGGTAATACGACACAAATTGTCGCAAGCGTTGTGATGATTGTGATAGCGCTTTTGTTAAGTGTTTACTTGATTAAGAAAAATAAACATGCAAAAGCGTTTAAGCAGTTGGATATAAAGTAA
- the murI gene encoding glutamate racemase — protein MARIGIFDSGVGGLSIANEIHQLLPDVDIDYIADQGFAPYGQQPTEVIIERCHTIVNKLVKNGCDLIVIACNTATVNAVALLRKTFDVPIVGVEPGVKPAAYQSLSKHILVLATQSTLNSESYQQLKAKYQQNAHFYDQPCPAFVELVERREHLSQDAHKWAEKYLEKVFMLDCDTVILGCTHFVFLLPILEKILPSHVRVINTANAVAKQAKIKLMERQPQWQKQEGKLVFMTSAKRCPSHDYIAAFATIRLDSIIQI, from the coding sequence ATGGCACGTATTGGTATTTTTGATTCTGGCGTTGGCGGGTTATCTATCGCCAATGAGATTCACCAATTGTTACCTGATGTGGACATTGATTATATCGCCGATCAAGGCTTTGCACCTTATGGTCAGCAGCCGACAGAGGTGATAATTGAGCGCTGCCATACTATTGTGAATAAGCTCGTGAAAAATGGTTGCGACCTCATCGTTATTGCTTGCAACACTGCGACAGTAAATGCAGTTGCTTTATTGAGAAAAACCTTTGACGTGCCCATTGTTGGTGTTGAACCGGGCGTTAAGCCGGCGGCCTATCAAAGTTTATCAAAACATATCTTAGTTTTGGCGACACAAAGCACGCTAAATAGTGAAAGTTATCAGCAGTTAAAAGCAAAATATCAACAAAACGCTCATTTTTACGATCAGCCATGTCCGGCTTTTGTTGAGCTTGTTGAACGAAGAGAACATCTCTCGCAAGACGCTCACAAGTGGGCGGAAAAGTATCTCGAAAAAGTATTTATGCTTGACTGCGATACCGTTATTTTAGGATGCACACATTTCGTCTTTTTGTTGCCAATACTAGAGAAAATCTTGCCATCGCATGTTCGCGTAATAAACACTGCGAATGCTGTTGCCAAACAGGCAAAAATAAAATTGATGGAACGACAGCCTCAATGGCAAAAACAAGAGGGGAAATTGGTTTTCATGACCAGTGCTAAGCGTTGCCCCAGCCATGATTACATTGCCGCATTTGCAACAATTAGGTTAGATTCAATAATCCAAATCTAA
- a CDS encoding metal-dependent hydrolase family protein: MKTSFMAAAIASALLSFGALAQTTIIHAGELLAVPGKKPLKQQSIFITDGKITAVKSGYVTEDGAKVVDLKSQFVMPGLMDMHVHIQGERGPHNLKDELKMSDELMQMRSQMYAMRTLKAGFTTIRDVGNSGQELYALRDAINYGWVDGPRIVAAGGVGITGGHADISGVKPELMALHDEHRKTVCDGPYDCRRATRHAIKYGADLIKITSTGGVLTDRATGVGQQMEMDELRNVVLAAERMGRKVASHAHQEDGIIAALEAGVHSIEHGSYAGPKAHKLFKEKGAYLVPTLLAGDTVVEMAKNTNILSPAQAEKAIRVGTDMKGNFAKAVKANVKIAFGTDSGVSIHGTNAKEAVLMHEGGMSEMAILKSATVNAADLLSMSDTLGTIEAGKHADIVAYDGSPLSDIKELLDVDFVMKGGKIFVE; this comes from the coding sequence ATGAAAACATCATTCATGGCTGCGGCAATTGCTTCGGCACTTCTATCATTTGGTGCACTAGCCCAAACTACAATTATTCATGCCGGCGAGTTACTGGCAGTTCCGGGAAAAAAACCTCTCAAGCAACAAAGTATTTTTATTACAGACGGTAAAATAACGGCTGTAAAATCGGGTTATGTTACTGAAGACGGCGCAAAAGTTGTCGATCTAAAATCTCAATTCGTGATGCCAGGGTTAATGGATATGCATGTGCATATACAGGGAGAACGCGGGCCACATAATCTTAAAGATGAATTAAAAATGTCGGATGAGCTGATGCAGATGCGTTCTCAAATGTATGCTATGCGCACCTTAAAGGCAGGGTTTACCACCATTCGCGACGTTGGCAATTCAGGGCAAGAATTATATGCACTGCGCGATGCCATTAATTATGGCTGGGTCGATGGTCCACGTATTGTAGCTGCTGGCGGTGTCGGTATTACTGGTGGTCATGCTGATATTAGTGGTGTTAAACCAGAGCTAATGGCGCTACATGATGAACATAGAAAAACCGTTTGTGATGGTCCTTACGATTGTCGTCGCGCTACTCGACATGCAATTAAATATGGTGCTGATTTAATTAAAATTACCTCTACAGGTGGTGTATTGACCGACCGTGCCACCGGTGTTGGTCAGCAAATGGAAATGGATGAACTGCGCAACGTGGTATTAGCGGCAGAACGCATGGGCAGAAAAGTCGCCAGTCATGCACATCAAGAAGATGGCATTATAGCTGCGCTTGAAGCTGGGGTGCATAGTATTGAACATGGTTCTTATGCCGGACCTAAAGCACATAAATTATTCAAAGAAAAAGGCGCCTATCTAGTGCCTACCTTATTAGCAGGCGACACTGTGGTAGAAATGGCGAAAAACACAAATATATTATCGCCAGCGCAAGCAGAAAAAGCTATTCGTGTTGGCACCGATATGAAAGGCAACTTCGCAAAAGCCGTTAAAGCAAATGTGAAAATCGCGTTTGGTACCGACAGTGGTGTTTCAATTCATGGCACTAATGCGAAAGAAGCCGTGTTGATGCATGAAGGTGGTATGTCGGAAATGGCGATTTTAAAGTCAGCCACTGTCAATGCAGCTGACCTGTTGAGTATGTCAGATACACTTGGCACCATCGAAGCAGGCAAGCATGCCGACATTGTTGCCTATGATGGTTCACCACTGAGCGATATTAAAGAACTTCTGGATGTAGACTTTGTAATGAAAGGTGGTAAAATTTTTGTCGAATAG
- the ubiK gene encoding ubiquinone biosynthesis accessory factor UbiK — MINAKKIEEIAKQVTEAIPPGVKNLATDIEDKTKTVLQRKLAQLDVVTREEFDVQTQVLLKTREKIAELEAKIGELEAKLNDKG; from the coding sequence ATGATTAATGCAAAAAAGATTGAAGAAATTGCAAAACAAGTCACAGAAGCAATTCCTCCGGGCGTTAAAAATTTAGCCACAGACATTGAAGACAAAACTAAAACAGTTCTGCAGAGAAAACTCGCTCAACTAGACGTAGTAACGCGCGAAGAATTTGATGTGCAAACTCAGGTTTTGTTAAAAACTCGCGAAAAAATAGCTGAACTTGAAGCTAAAATCGGTGAATTAGAAGCTAAATTGAACGATAAAGGTTAG
- a CDS encoding phospholipase A has protein sequence MRLNRIIPLLSLCVVLSTQVVAETEQEAALEACILKKIQQDNNSKTVAQLKAECEEQVEGKDIAQLRTAAERATAFNPYVITPHKMNYTLPFFATNNINREVYEIRDDQWSEEMQSAEAKFQISFKVPLVSPDHYLFTEGDALAFGFTMQSWWQLYTSDLSRPFRETNYEPEFFYTMPTSWSPYDTSTMLTFGYVHQSNGRSQLISRSWNRLYADITFTKGNFLLSFKPWYIIPEGSKQTTPDEPANDNPDIGDYMGYFELTTAYKWHHYEFSIKGRQNFATNNGYAEVNFTFPLTGRLRGLVQYTTGYGESLIDYNHSQSRIGIGIALTDIM, from the coding sequence ATGCGATTAAACCGAATTATTCCATTGTTGAGTTTATGTGTGGTGCTAAGCACGCAAGTTGTTGCTGAGACAGAACAAGAAGCAGCCTTGGAAGCGTGCATTTTGAAAAAAATTCAGCAAGATAATAACTCGAAAACTGTCGCCCAGCTGAAAGCTGAATGCGAAGAACAAGTTGAAGGCAAAGATATTGCTCAACTTAGAACTGCCGCAGAGCGAGCCACAGCGTTTAACCCTTACGTAATTACGCCGCACAAGATGAATTACACCTTGCCTTTTTTTGCTACCAATAACATTAATCGGGAAGTTTATGAAATTCGCGATGACCAATGGTCTGAAGAAATGCAGTCGGCCGAAGCAAAGTTTCAAATAAGCTTTAAAGTGCCGCTAGTATCCCCCGACCATTATTTGTTTACCGAAGGGGATGCCTTGGCATTTGGCTTTACAATGCAATCATGGTGGCAACTTTACACATCAGATTTATCAAGACCTTTTCGAGAGACCAATTACGAGCCTGAGTTTTTCTATACCATGCCAACGAGCTGGAGCCCCTACGATACAAGTACTATGTTGACCTTTGGTTATGTGCATCAATCAAATGGACGCTCACAGTTAATATCAAGAAGTTGGAACAGACTTTATGCCGACATCACCTTTACCAAAGGAAACTTCTTACTTTCTTTTAAACCTTGGTACATTATTCCTGAGGGCAGCAAACAAACAACTCCCGATGAACCGGCTAACGACAATCCCGATATTGGCGATTATATGGGGTATTTTGAACTGACCACGGCGTATAAATGGCATCACTATGAATTTTCAATTAAAGGTCGACAAAATTTTGCCACGAATAATGGCTACGCCGAAGTAAACTTTACCTTTCCTTTAACCGGAAGATTAAGAGGCTTGGTACAATATACCACCGGTTACGGGGAGAGTTTGATCGACTATAATCATTCTCAATCAAGAATTGGTATCGGCATTGCGCTAACGGATATTATGTAA
- a CDS encoding single-stranded DNA-binding protein translates to MDYTDLCTVTLLGNLVAKPEIRYQANPVVAVAEVRIATHKKWYDKQSQQFKEWTSFHTVKVIGEIVEDSLRFANKGDVILVQGYLLNSKQSNRQILHAAYAQCFAKGYAQSMNQVQSSGTICSPIKLMTTEQDKTLAEFSVCIKHAVVSPVNKELKHFDVTRLVHVWGKQAEYISTQAQEGEKVVIDGKLSYLNDDNKTQFIECRQIDLIKSS, encoded by the coding sequence ATGGACTACACAGATTTATGCACCGTTACTTTATTAGGTAATTTGGTTGCGAAACCCGAAATTAGATATCAAGCAAACCCTGTCGTAGCGGTCGCTGAGGTGCGCATAGCAACCCATAAAAAATGGTATGATAAACAGAGCCAGCAATTTAAAGAATGGACAAGCTTTCATACGGTGAAAGTGATTGGTGAAATCGTTGAAGACAGCTTACGTTTCGCCAATAAAGGCGATGTCATCTTAGTGCAAGGCTACCTCCTCAATAGTAAACAGTCTAATCGTCAGATCCTCCATGCCGCCTATGCACAGTGCTTTGCTAAAGGGTATGCGCAGTCGATGAACCAAGTGCAAAGCAGTGGCACAATTTGTTCACCAATAAAGTTGATGACTACAGAGCAAGATAAGACATTAGCTGAATTTTCAGTGTGCATTAAACATGCTGTAGTTTCTCCTGTGAATAAAGAGCTCAAGCACTTTGATGTGACTCGATTAGTGCATGTATGGGGTAAACAAGCCGAATATATATCGACTCAAGCCCAGGAGGGCGAGAAAGTGGTTATTGACGGTAAGTTAAGTTATTTAAATGACGACAACAAAACACAGTTTATTGAATGTCGCCAAATAGATCTGATTAAATCAAGCTAA
- a CDS encoding SHOCT domain-containing protein: MDRALKQKGLYRCFLASLLIALQFSVQAISLQELTLNTESVLQGARKNVTEWQLASANPLAANSYFVSNDLHEIWLVNDGRLASKPLLALADISDAEISRITAFAVHAGYSLRDKTGSRTFYTAHTQRIRQPEKTRLGIIDSDFTHESVITEWQLNLIHHDKVDLESRREVLRVALPSNHQGITQLLFNDYVQQWEADFGLLHAVLPAESSQALPLYSGAVLRIRPEKFGQKPYIVPADNPFQSQDLVPPELFVQNGGNLTQIVFTNIATHPSLALHSFNGSAQLTPFIAGDSIDSNTPIKQWQAPNNLVKQVFYYRGREIKHPQGQFILLATVNGIAQLLSLDLSSGEQSLIMQLNQAGLSGEASLFGFLDRYDEIMLLGQKNQVLAYVKQQNLAPKQTSAAQDNNGYFAIFFSLFVLIIAIALYLNRHRLTPKQRRLEKLNRTLKGNYAFIQANKAKTGVELFRRNEQEPSESIVLKSITRSTIHLNDEVIATINNEPENGFDQAKENAVITLFAKEQRKKIIDQQQRRVDISFETDAKSPFVVTLYYRQGNFRLTKIKYQDAVELVLDWCWLVSKHINPEHTGKRKLFVAKPKAPASSNAPTPVVSQDEYTSVKTPEKAASKAPNLVHEDTELVNALEKLVNLKQQGFLSEEEFQQAKQKLLQDLIE; this comes from the coding sequence ATGGATAGAGCACTTAAACAAAAAGGGTTGTACAGGTGTTTTCTGGCATCACTGCTAATTGCACTCCAATTTAGCGTGCAAGCAATTAGCTTGCAGGAACTCACGTTAAATACCGAGAGTGTGTTGCAGGGTGCCCGTAAGAATGTCACAGAATGGCAATTAGCTAGCGCTAATCCATTAGCTGCCAACAGCTATTTTGTATCTAACGATCTCCATGAAATATGGCTGGTAAATGACGGCCGTTTAGCTAGTAAACCTTTGTTAGCTCTCGCTGATATCAGTGACGCAGAAATTTCGCGTATTACAGCCTTTGCTGTACATGCTGGATATAGCTTGCGTGACAAAACCGGAAGTCGCACTTTCTATACCGCACATACCCAACGTATTCGACAACCAGAAAAAACGCGTTTAGGCATTATAGATAGCGACTTCACGCATGAATCTGTTATTACCGAATGGCAGTTAAACTTAATTCATCACGATAAAGTTGATTTAGAATCAAGACGAGAAGTGCTCAGAGTTGCCCTACCAAGCAATCACCAAGGTATTACTCAGTTATTGTTTAATGATTATGTTCAGCAATGGGAAGCTGATTTTGGTTTACTGCATGCGGTTCTGCCGGCAGAAAGTTCGCAGGCATTACCATTATACAGCGGCGCGGTATTGCGAATAAGGCCAGAAAAATTTGGTCAAAAGCCATATATTGTACCGGCAGATAACCCCTTTCAAAGCCAAGATCTGGTGCCGCCAGAATTGTTCGTCCAAAACGGTGGCAACCTTACGCAAATAGTGTTTACTAATATCGCCACTCATCCCTCTTTGGCATTGCACAGTTTTAATGGGAGCGCACAACTTACGCCGTTTATTGCAGGCGATAGTATCGATAGCAATACGCCGATAAAACAGTGGCAAGCCCCGAATAATCTAGTGAAGCAAGTGTTTTACTACCGAGGCAGAGAAATTAAGCACCCTCAGGGGCAATTTATCTTGTTGGCCACTGTCAACGGTATTGCTCAATTGTTGTCACTCGATTTGTCCAGTGGTGAGCAATCCTTGATCATGCAGTTAAATCAAGCGGGATTATCTGGCGAAGCAAGTCTATTTGGCTTTTTAGATCGCTATGATGAAATCATGTTGCTTGGTCAAAAAAATCAGGTGTTAGCTTATGTAAAACAACAAAATCTAGCGCCCAAACAGACGTCTGCAGCACAGGATAACAATGGCTACTTTGCCATATTCTTTTCCTTGTTTGTGTTGATAATCGCTATCGCCTTGTATCTAAATAGGCACCGTTTAACGCCTAAACAACGACGTTTAGAGAAGTTAAACCGTACATTAAAAGGCAATTATGCGTTTATTCAAGCCAACAAAGCGAAAACGGGAGTTGAGTTATTCAGGCGTAACGAGCAAGAGCCTAGTGAAAGTATTGTGCTTAAATCCATCACTCGCTCGACCATACATTTAAATGATGAAGTGATCGCAACCATTAACAATGAGCCTGAAAACGGATTCGATCAAGCGAAAGAAAACGCAGTGATTACGCTTTTTGCCAAAGAACAGCGCAAGAAAATCATCGATCAACAGCAGCGTCGAGTAGACATTAGCTTCGAAACCGATGCCAAGAGCCCGTTTGTTGTTACCTTATACTACAGGCAAGGTAATTTCAGACTCACCAAGATTAAGTATCAGGATGCTGTCGAGCTTGTTTTAGATTGGTGTTGGTTAGTTAGCAAACACATCAACCCAGAACATACTGGTAAGCGAAAATTATTCGTTGCAAAGCCGAAAGCACCTGCATCTTCAAATGCGCCTACACCGGTTGTCTCACAAGATGAATATACATCGGTGAAAACGCCAGAAAAAGCCGCCTCAAAAGCGCCAAATTTAGTGCATGAAGATACCGAATTAGTTAACGCGTTAGAAAAACTAGTTAACTTAAAGCAGCAAGGCTTTTTATCGGAAGAAGAATTTCAGCAAGCCAAACAAAAGTTATTACAAGATTTGATTGAGTAA